One Streptomyces sp. NBC_00554 DNA segment encodes these proteins:
- a CDS encoding ATP/GTP-binding protein, translating into MDFKGFDHPDRGSDGGTRSVKVMIAGGFGTGKTTMVRSVSDIKPLTTEETLTQASADVDNLIGVADKTETTVSLDFGKIGINDELVLYLFGTPGQERFWFLWNGLFKGALGAVVLVDTRRLASSFRAIEEMERQDVPFVIALNVFPDSKDHPVEEIRDALDISPHIPVVACDARDRASSRDVLIALIRHLKERSAVALESR; encoded by the coding sequence GTGGACTTCAAAGGCTTTGACCATCCCGACCGGGGGTCGGACGGCGGCACCCGCTCGGTGAAGGTGATGATCGCCGGAGGCTTCGGCACCGGAAAAACGACCATGGTGCGCTCCGTCAGCGACATCAAGCCGCTGACGACCGAGGAGACACTGACCCAGGCCAGCGCGGACGTCGACAACCTGATCGGCGTCGCGGACAAGACGGAGACCACCGTCAGCCTGGACTTCGGCAAGATCGGCATCAACGACGAACTGGTGCTGTACCTGTTCGGGACGCCGGGCCAGGAGCGGTTCTGGTTCCTGTGGAACGGTCTGTTCAAGGGCGCACTCGGGGCGGTGGTCCTGGTCGACACCCGACGGCTGGCCTCCAGCTTCCGGGCGATCGAGGAGATGGAGCGGCAGGACGTCCCCTTCGTCATCGCCCTGAACGTCTTCCCCGATTCCAAGGACCACCCGGTCGAGGAGATCCGCGACGCGCTGGACATCTCACCGCACATCCCGGTCGTCGCCTGCGACGCCCGTGACCGGGCATCCAGCCGTGACGTGCTCATCGCGCTGATACGTCACCTCAAGGAACGCTCGGCAGTCGCACTGGAGTCCCGATGA
- a CDS encoding ATP-binding protein, which produces MELATPPPAARAPVAWYSWWLMPLALGAGTVTAVVVGPDQTQIPATFAGAAATAASAVCVRLLVRAQLQLRRNSGDFRASQSELTQQWQQHASGLERKFAAEHSAWEAQLTEQAQTYEARLAEETHALEARLAEDTHTYEARLAEEAHTYEARLAQQMEAYEARIAEQTAASESTLAAQTEVWQEQLAGQRAAVALLADEQLPEALKRLRAGDAIDDLLPSVTQCAEVGPDLQAELRKVLRTALIGVEREFDRSTSAEQAVISIGSRIHVLTSKLRGRLHEMQGEHGRLPAVAQGLMELDQEIGPADRLAASIGVLGGSDRPGRQWQEPQRLLSVVRGGIGRIKDFDRVQVRHLPELGVDGGLVDHLTLIFAHLLDNAARYSPPTEPVVVSGKEVPNGVGIEIQDAGKGLSEEKKQEAAQALEGTAAGPGLGGVSEDANLGLRVVGSLARRYGIRVTFADSPWLGTSVVVVVPHKYFSQLPAAVTEPALAAAVTREPVEAEPEASAEEAVDTTPGGLPRRRSRRNDPATPSARPAAAEREETVAAVPPDASFTGLAAFATAGRESGPPHATTTDREPAAVGENTADREPAALGDTTADRERTGSGETTAGREFNEHRTEESD; this is translated from the coding sequence ATGGAACTCGCCACTCCGCCCCCGGCGGCGCGGGCACCGGTCGCCTGGTACAGCTGGTGGCTGATGCCGCTGGCCTTAGGTGCCGGAACCGTCACGGCCGTGGTCGTGGGACCCGACCAGACCCAGATACCCGCGACCTTCGCCGGCGCCGCGGCCACCGCGGCAAGTGCCGTCTGCGTACGGCTCCTCGTCCGCGCCCAGCTCCAACTGCGCCGGAACTCGGGCGACTTCCGTGCCTCGCAGTCCGAGCTCACCCAGCAGTGGCAGCAGCACGCGTCAGGCCTGGAGCGGAAGTTCGCGGCGGAACACTCCGCTTGGGAAGCCCAGCTGACCGAGCAGGCCCAGACCTATGAGGCGCGGCTCGCCGAGGAGACGCACGCCCTTGAGGCCCGGCTCGCGGAGGATACGCACACCTACGAGGCACGGCTCGCGGAGGAGGCGCACACCTACGAGGCCCGGCTCGCCCAGCAGATGGAGGCCTACGAGGCCCGGATCGCCGAGCAGACCGCGGCCTCCGAGTCCACGCTCGCCGCGCAGACCGAGGTCTGGCAGGAACAACTGGCCGGGCAGCGGGCGGCGGTCGCCCTTCTCGCCGACGAACAGCTGCCCGAAGCACTGAAGCGGCTGCGGGCCGGAGACGCGATCGACGACCTCCTGCCGTCCGTCACACAGTGCGCGGAGGTCGGTCCCGATCTGCAGGCCGAGCTGCGCAAGGTGCTCAGGACTGCGCTGATCGGCGTGGAGCGGGAGTTCGACCGTTCCACCTCGGCCGAACAGGCCGTGATCAGCATCGGCAGCCGTATCCATGTGCTGACCAGCAAGCTGCGCGGGCGTCTGCACGAGATGCAGGGCGAACACGGGCGGTTGCCCGCGGTCGCCCAGGGCCTCATGGAGCTCGACCAGGAGATCGGCCCCGCCGACCGGCTCGCCGCCAGCATCGGCGTGCTCGGCGGCTCCGACCGCCCCGGACGCCAGTGGCAGGAGCCGCAGCGGCTGCTCAGCGTGGTCCGCGGTGGTATCGGCCGTATCAAGGACTTCGACCGTGTCCAGGTGCGCCACCTCCCCGAACTCGGCGTCGACGGCGGTCTGGTGGACCACCTCACGCTGATCTTCGCCCACCTCCTGGACAACGCGGCGCGCTATTCACCGCCCACCGAACCCGTGGTCGTCTCCGGCAAGGAGGTCCCCAACGGCGTCGGCATCGAGATCCAGGACGCGGGCAAGGGCCTCAGCGAGGAGAAGAAGCAGGAGGCCGCCCAGGCGCTCGAAGGCACCGCGGCGGGCCCCGGCCTCGGCGGTGTGTCGGAGGACGCCAACCTCGGTCTGCGCGTGGTGGGTTCACTCGCCCGCCGTTACGGAATCCGGGTCACCTTCGCGGACTCGCCCTGGCTCGGCACCTCGGTGGTCGTCGTGGTCCCGCACAAGTACTTCAGCCAGCTGCCCGCCGCCGTCACCGAACCGGCCCTGGCCGCCGCGGTGACCCGCGAGCCGGTCGAGGCCGAGCCCGAGGCGTCCGCCGAGGAAGCCGTGGACACCACGCCCGGCGGACTGCCCAGGCGCAGGAGCCGGCGGAACGATCCGGCGACACCGTCGGCGCGCCCTGCCGCCGCCGAGCGGGAGGAGACCGTGGCCGCCGTACCGCCGGACGCGTCCTTCACCGGCCTCGCCGCCTTCGCCACGGCCGGCCGCGAGAGCGGACCGCCGCACGCGACGACCACGGACCGCGAACCGGCAGCCGTCGGCGAGAACACCGCGGACCGCGAACCGGCAGCACTCGGCGACACCACCGCGGACCGCGAACGGACCGGCTCCGGCGAGACGACTGCCGGGCGCGAGTTCAACGAGCACCGCACTGAAGAGAGCGACTAG
- a CDS encoding 7-epi-alpha-eudesmol synthase yields MSQDVRFDLPFKTPVSEHLEYARERHLRWVWDMGLVRSQAGFEEYQSWDLPQAAARTYPHASADDMVVLMNWFSLAFLFDDQFDTGKPDRADRIAEVARELITTPLRPAGTPPRVECPITVAWAEVWAHLSDGMSLTWRTRFAASWGRFLVAHTEEVDLAARGLAGTLGIEEYAEFRRRTVGIHHSIDAGERSRGFEVPAQVQAHPLMVRMRDLAADTIGFMNDIHSFEREKRRGDGHNLIAVLHRERGCTWEEAAAEAYRMTTECLDEYLELEGQVPRMCEELGLTAEQRVQVRMGVEAIQHWINGNYEWALTSGRYAAAKEGPAATAELAGKGSLDDLLAV; encoded by the coding sequence ATGTCGCAGGACGTCAGGTTTGACCTCCCGTTCAAGACCCCCGTCAGTGAGCATCTTGAATACGCCCGGGAGCGCCACCTGCGGTGGGTGTGGGACATGGGCCTGGTGCGCAGCCAGGCCGGTTTCGAGGAGTATCAGTCCTGGGACCTCCCCCAAGCGGCCGCGCGCACCTACCCCCACGCCTCGGCCGACGACATGGTCGTCCTGATGAACTGGTTCTCCCTGGCCTTCCTCTTCGACGACCAGTTCGACACCGGCAAACCCGACCGCGCGGACCGGATAGCCGAGGTCGCGCGGGAGTTGATAACCACTCCGCTGCGGCCCGCCGGGACCCCGCCGCGGGTGGAGTGCCCGATCACCGTCGCCTGGGCGGAGGTCTGGGCCCACCTCTCGGACGGCATGTCACTGACCTGGCGCACGCGGTTCGCGGCCTCCTGGGGGAGGTTCCTGGTGGCGCACACCGAGGAGGTCGACCTGGCGGCCCGGGGCCTGGCGGGCACGCTCGGCATCGAGGAGTACGCCGAGTTCCGGCGCCGCACGGTGGGCATCCACCACAGCATCGACGCGGGTGAACGCAGTCGGGGCTTCGAGGTACCGGCACAGGTGCAGGCGCATCCCCTCATGGTCCGGATGCGGGATCTGGCCGCCGACACCATCGGGTTCATGAACGACATCCACTCCTTCGAGCGGGAGAAACGCCGAGGGGACGGCCACAACCTGATCGCCGTACTGCACCGGGAGCGCGGCTGCACCTGGGAGGAGGCCGCCGCGGAGGCGTACCGGATGACCACGGAGTGCCTCGACGAGTACCTCGAACTCGAGGGCCAGGTACCGCGCATGTGTGAGGAACTCGGTCTCACGGCCGAACAGCGGGTCCAGGTGCGGATGGGCGTGGAGGCGATCCAGCACTGGATCAACGGCAACTACGAATGGGCGCTGACCTCGGGGCGTTACGCCGCGGCCAAGGAAGGCCCGGCCGCCACGGCCGAGTTGGCGGGCAAGGGATCGCTGGACGATCTGCTGGCGGTGTGA
- a CDS encoding cytochrome P450, whose amino-acid sequence MNDQPLNGPDAPRGCPVAHGGADGGASGGADDLTRLYGPDAAIDPHGIYARLRKEHGAVAPILLEGDVPAWLVLGYRENRRVLDNPRQFSRDSRIWRDWKEGRVDNASPLMQMVGWRPDCVSQDGEPHRRLRGAVTDNLQAMAGRGIRRHVTHFANKQIDAFADAGSADLVVAYAEYLPMLVLTRVFGLAEGEGRSLAVSCAHVIKGGEDALVHNDRIMRILAELTERKRVEPGSDFTSGLLEHHADLDDDEILNHLRLVLITAHTTTSNLLARVLQLILTDTSRLAGLVSGQLNVSSVVEDVMWNTPPLAVLPGRFATADLELGGLHIKEGDLLVLGLTAGNLDPEIRPDAGVSLYGNQSHLAFSGGPHECPGQNIGQAIIETAVDVLLHRLPGLRLAVAADELTSTASTWEARLDSLPVEFTAQTAGV is encoded by the coding sequence ATGAACGACCAGCCCTTAAACGGTCCCGACGCTCCCCGCGGCTGCCCCGTCGCGCACGGCGGAGCGGACGGTGGCGCGTCCGGTGGCGCGGACGACCTCACCCGGCTCTACGGGCCGGACGCGGCGATCGACCCGCACGGAATCTACGCGCGGCTGCGCAAGGAGCACGGCGCGGTCGCTCCGATACTGCTCGAGGGCGACGTCCCGGCGTGGCTGGTCCTCGGCTACCGGGAGAACCGGCGGGTGCTCGACAACCCCCGCCAGTTCAGCCGGGATTCGCGTATCTGGCGGGACTGGAAGGAAGGACGCGTGGACAACGCGTCCCCGCTGATGCAGATGGTGGGCTGGCGCCCCGACTGCGTGTCCCAGGACGGTGAACCGCACCGCAGACTGCGTGGCGCGGTCACCGACAATCTGCAGGCCATGGCCGGGCGGGGCATCCGCCGTCATGTCACGCACTTCGCGAACAAGCAGATCGACGCGTTCGCGGACGCGGGGAGCGCCGACCTGGTGGTTGCGTACGCCGAGTACCTGCCGATGCTCGTCCTGACCAGGGTCTTCGGACTCGCCGAGGGAGAGGGACGCAGTCTGGCCGTGTCCTGTGCCCATGTGATCAAGGGCGGTGAGGACGCCCTCGTCCACAACGACCGCATCATGCGCATCCTCGCGGAACTCACCGAGCGCAAGCGCGTCGAGCCCGGCTCCGACTTCACCAGCGGGCTCCTCGAACACCACGCCGACCTCGACGACGACGAGATCCTCAACCATCTGCGCCTGGTGCTGATCACCGCGCACACCACCACCAGCAACCTGCTGGCCCGGGTACTGCAACTGATCCTCACCGACACCTCCCGGCTCGCGGGTCTGGTCAGCGGCCAGCTCAACGTCTCCTCGGTCGTCGAGGACGTCATGTGGAACACCCCGCCGCTGGCCGTCCTTCCGGGGCGCTTCGCCACCGCCGATCTCGAACTCGGCGGACTGCACATCAAGGAGGGCGACCTGCTGGTGCTCGGGCTCACCGCGGGCAACCTCGACCCGGAGATCCGGCCCGACGCGGGCGTGTCCCTGTACGGCAATCAGTCGCACCTCGCGTTCAGCGGCGGCCCGCACGAGTGCCCGGGCCAGAACATCGGCCAGGCCATCATCGAGACGGCCGTCGACGTCCTGCTCCACCGGCTGCCGGGCCTGCGCCTGGCAGTGGCGGCCGACGAACTCACCTCGACCGCCTCGACGTGGGAAGCGCGTCTCGACTCGCTCCCCGTCGAGTTCACGGCGCAGACCGCCGGGGTCTGA
- a CDS encoding roadblock/LC7 domain-containing protein — MTQQGTDVSWALRDLTESIQEIRFALVASSDGKAITSYGAEDPDDVDRFAAVVAGLQALAQPVAEQFPKYAGQLRLAMIEVDGGHLFVVRAGVETYLGVLAKEGLDQGLLGHQMRDLARRMGELLGTTPRLEEHSG; from the coding sequence ATGACGCAACAGGGAACCGACGTGAGCTGGGCGCTCCGCGACCTGACGGAGAGCATCCAGGAGATCCGCTTCGCCCTCGTGGCATCGAGCGACGGCAAGGCCATCACCTCCTACGGCGCCGAGGACCCCGACGACGTGGACCGCTTCGCGGCCGTCGTGGCGGGCCTCCAGGCGCTCGCCCAGCCGGTGGCCGAGCAGTTCCCCAAGTACGCCGGGCAGCTGCGGCTCGCGATGATCGAGGTGGACGGCGGCCACCTGTTCGTGGTGCGGGCCGGCGTGGAGACGTACCTCGGAGTGCTCGCCAAGGAAGGCCTCGACCAGGGTCTTCTCGGCCATCAGATGAGGGATCTGGCCCGCAGGATGGGTGAGCTCCTCGGCACCACTCCGCGCCTGGAGGAGCACTCTGGATGA
- a CDS encoding DUF742 domain-containing protein: MSAPRRPTDPSGLERYYVLTGGRSGPGGSASSLDVATLIVSRAAPSPGMQHEHEEIVRRCREPLSVAELGAHLGLPFNILAVLLTDLLDAGGVEARNPIPASGAGSGPDLALLEEVLSGLQRL, from the coding sequence ATGAGTGCTCCCCGCCGGCCCACGGACCCGTCCGGTCTCGAGCGCTACTACGTCCTCACCGGTGGTCGCAGCGGACCGGGCGGTTCGGCGTCGAGTCTTGACGTGGCGACCCTGATCGTCTCGCGCGCCGCCCCGTCCCCGGGGATGCAGCACGAGCACGAGGAGATCGTCCGGCGCTGCCGCGAGCCGCTGTCGGTCGCCGAACTCGGCGCCCATCTCGGACTGCCCTTCAACATTCTCGCGGTGCTCCTGACCGATCTGCTGGACGCAGGCGGCGTCGAAGCCCGTAATCCCATCCCGGCGTCAGGCGCCGGCAGCGGGCCCGACCTCGCGCTCCTTGAGGAGGTACTCAGTGGACTTCAAAGGCTTTGA